One window from the genome of Scatophagus argus isolate fScaArg1 chromosome 13, fScaArg1.pri, whole genome shotgun sequence encodes:
- the LOC124069925 gene encoding SUN domain-containing ossification factor-like isoform X5 yields the protein MKMTPLLWRVVSVWLCVAVACRYPSCYVACTESHQEAQRPVSSQDISSEEESGEKFHDHKVEESWVLPAQSLSENEQLIKDKEQKEEQSTSPSEVDKNQYAEALEVKEPTAELEADKGISQTEPEPEQNSENQHPKSSITQEQDSASPHSSPDPLSDTSVDLKDNPSILNLQDDIAHSVSDDASDVVAPEITDSELPPADCEEEENNPYDSDSSPPVVLENTSSVNTAGAKTHTDPPLSSPASHSTQHLEANTSHMLKEQDLSSTVTTETDSTVSGKDPEDIPTFDEWKRKVMEVEKEKTQSVHTSNNEASHMVKKIQKNFNNYASVECGAKILGANPEAKSTSAILRENMDLYMLNPCSNKIWFIIELCEPIQVKQLDIANFELFSSTPKDFLVSISDRYPTNKWLKLGTFHGRDERTVQSFPLDERLYAKYVKMFTKYIKVELVSHFGSEHFCPLSLIRVFGTSMVEEYEDIADPTEKPDDQDDDFENYPVGYAPDEVKLSKNLIGSAKDVILKMVNDIAVNVLGGSPNMQGNISSQDVNMTDPSTQLKTTKQTTSTDFTSVPDSEEEKILLDSDIPVTVAPSTETLVPETPATNTSKQELLPTEEKFVIPLGKDEEEPISSTITLLDKEEEMDEEKVKRHHHERQEETLNYCPLLPSFSSSCSCAASLQEYLRRQCSALLSKRRKCQTVGRKQVIAPIQTSVWHQPLSPSATPEPQQHHSEVHHQHEKEQASELEPESRASPSETPQPSGSTAESHKESMSGPPLLEPSQTSSLPKPSAADSSSAKPTPIVETPQLSFDNPGKSQDVLAEEKHIEPSASLSGSIYVQPSVSATVDGTSVVPEEEEKSDSDISQAEISSPVQSPDKTDQTEILHPTTSPHLEHHPDPPAVPESGAASTEVTQPAPDFITELGRPLITENKMEDFAEDISASSPSSTASSPSSSTSPPHSDIYADPPNGTEQNGNLVHGSSQKESVFMRLNNRIKALEMNMSLSGRYLEQLSQRYRKQMEEMQKAFNKTIIKLQNTSRMAEEQDQRQTESIQLLQGQLENMTLLVLNLSVTVSQLQSEVSDRQNYLVLSLVLCLCLGLLLCANHCRIASLPPATEPEPPIAKSYTYCCPERQFSSCDEMGLKRSASYPLIHSESFQLNTTDDPEMLHAEDTQSLCPANRKRRRRKMKPMEKVETLKPSFHTAPELCNGGVVCNGGPVTTHPTPLAKRLLQPMFRDSPSEGSSEGSSHSDDPSFCGITTACTRICDGLPPAKTRVEKRASRRRRPKPSCTVVDLLQASRRDKSKPLPISTIHDMMNRKTEPSSATFGVNVALSGPV from the exons GTACCCTAGTTGCTATGTTGCTTGCACAGAGTCGCACCAAGAGGCCCAGAGGCCCGTGTCCTCACAGGACATCAGTTCGGAGGAAGAGTCAGGGGAAAAGTTTCATGATCACAAG GTTGAGGAAAGCTGGGTTTTACCTGCCCAGTCCCTATCTGAAAATGAGCAGTTGATAAAGGATaaagagcagaaagaagaaCAATCAACATCACCATCAGAGGTGGACAAAAATCAGTATGCAGAG GCCCTTGAAGTAAAGGAGCCCACTGCAGAGTTGGAAGCAGACAAAGGAATTTCACAAACTGAGCCAGAACCTGAGCAAAACTCAGAAAATCAGCATCCCAAATCTTCCATCACTCAAGAGCAGGACTCAGCCTCTCCGCACAGTTCACCTGACCCTCTCTCTGACACCTCTGTTGATCTTAAAGACAACCCCAGCATCCTTAATCTTCAGGATGACATTGCACATAG tgtttcgGATGATGCATCTGATGTAGTTGCACCTGAGATCACTGATTCAGAACTGCCTCCAGCTgactgtgaagaagaagagaacaaCCCCTATGACAGTGATAG cAGTCCTCCAGTAGTTCTGGAAAACACTTCCAGTGTTAACACTGCAGGAGCTAAAACTCACACTGACCCTCCTTTGAGTTCTCCAGCCAGCCATAGCACACAGCATCTGGAGGCCAACACGTCACACATGCTGAAAGAACAA GACCTGAGCTCGACTGTTACCACAGAGACAGATTCCACTGTGAGTGGCAAAGACCCTGAGGATATCCCAACTTTTGATGAGTGGAAGCGGaaggtgatggaggtggagaaagaaaaga CTCAGTCTGTTCATACTTCTAACAATGAGGCTTCTCATATGGTGAAAAAGATCCAGAAGAACTTTAATAACTACGCCTCAGTGGAGTGTGGAGCCAAGATTCTTGGCGCTAACCCCGAGGCAAAG AGCACTTCGGCCATACTGAGGGAAAACATGGACTTATACATGTTAAATCCCTGTAGTAATAAAATCTG GTTCATCATTGAGCTCTGTGAGCCCATCCAGGTGAAGCAATTGGACATTGCTAACTTTGAGCTCTTCTCTTCCACTCCTAAAGACTTTCTCGTTTCCATTAGTGATAG ATATCCAACAAACAAGTGGCTTAAACTGGGAACCTTTCACGGCCGGGATGAGCGCACAGTTCAGAGCTTCCCATTAGATGAACGTCTTTATGCTAAATATGTAAAG ATGTTCACCAAGTACATAAAG gTAGAGCTGGTGTCTCACTTTGGTTCTGAACATTTCTGTCCCCTCAGTCTCATAAG ggtGTTTGGTACAAGTATGGTGGAAGAGTATGAGGATATAGCTGATCCCACAGAAAAACCAGATGATCAGGATGATGACTTTGAAA ATTATCCTGTTGGATATGCACCTGATGAAGTCAAGTTATCCAAGAATCTGATTGGATCAGCAAAAG ATGTCATTTTGAAGATGGTAAATGATATAGCTGTCAATGTTCTCGGCGGAAGCCCAAATATGCAAG gaaacatttcatcacaggaTGTAAACATGACTGATCCATCAACCCAACTTAAAAccaccaaacaaacaaccagTACAGACTTTACTTCAGT TCCAGACTCTGAAGAGGAAAAGATTTTACTAGACTCTGATATCCCTGTCACAGTAGCACCCTCTACAGAGACCCTCGTGCCAGAGACCCCTGCCACCAATACAAGCAAACAAGAGCTCCTCCCAACAGAGGAAAAATTTGTGATTCCTTTAGGGAAAGATGAGGAAGAACCTATCAGCTCTACAATCACCCTTTTGGataaagaggaggagatggatgaagaaaaagtgaaaaggcaTCATCATGAGCGACAAGAAGAAACCCTAAACTACTGTCCGTTActtccttcattttcttcctcttgctcTTGTGCAGCTTCCCTCCAGGAGTATCTCCGTCGGCAGTGTTCAGCCCTGCTCTCCAAAAGAAGGAAGTGCCAAACTGTGGGCAGGAAGCAAGTGATTGCTCCCATCCAAACATCCGTCTGGCACCAACCCTTGTCTCCTTCTGCCACCCCTGAACCTCAACAGCACCACAGTGAGGTACATCATCAACATGAAAAAGAACAAGCTTCTGAACTGGAGCCAGAGAGCAGAGCCAGCCCATCAGAAACCCCACAGCCTTCGGGGAGCACAGCAGAGTCtcacaaagagtccatgtcAGGACCTCCTCTGCTGGAGCCCAGTCAAACCTCAAGCCTCCCCAAACCCAGTGCCGCTGACTCATCATCTGCCAAACCTACCCCTATTGTGGAGACACCACAGCTGTCTTTTGACAATCCAGGAAAGAGCCAGGACGTGCTGGCTGAAGAGAAGCACATTGAACCCTCAGCCTCTCTCAGTGGCTCCATCTATGTGCAGCCCAGTGTCAGTGCTACTGTGGATGGTACCTCAGTGGtgccagaagaagaagagaaatctgattctgatatttctCAAGCAGAGATAAGTTCCCCTGTCCAAAGCCCAGATAAGACAGATCAAACTGAAATCCTCCATCCCACCACCTCCCCTCATTTAGAACATCACCCTGACCCACCAGCTGTACCTGAAAGTGGTGCTGCTTCCACTGAAGTAACCCAGCCTGCTCCAGACTTCATCACAGAACTTGGTCGCCCACtcatcacagaaaataaaatggaagaTTTTGCAGAAGACATCTCTGCATCATCTCCCTCCTCTACTGCTTCCTCTCCTTCATCGTCTACCTCACCGCCCCACTCGGACATCTATGCAGATCCCCCCAATGGCACAGAGCAGAACGGGAACCTGGTGCATGGCTCCAGCCAGAAAGAGTCTGTCTTCATGAGACTCAATAACCGCATCAAGGCTCTGGAGATGAACATGTCACTTAGCGGACGTTACCTGGAGCAGCTAAGCCAGAG GTATCGAAAACAGATGGAGGAGATGCAGAAAGCTTTCAACAAAACCATCATTAAACTCCAGAACACCTCAAGAATGGCAGAGGAGCAG GACCAGCGTCAGACTGAATCCATTCAGTTGCTGCAGGGGCAACTGGAGAATATGACTCTGCTGGTTCTCAACCTGTCTGTCACAGTCAGCCAGCTGCAGAGTGAG GTGTCAGACAGGCAGAACTACCTGGTGCTGTCTCTGGTGTTGTGCCTGTGTCTcggcctgctgctgtgtgccaACCACTGCCGCATCGCTAGTCTTCCTCCAGCCACAGAACCAGAGCCACCCATAGCTAAGAGCTACACCTACTGCTGCCCCGAAAG GCAGTTCTCTTCCTGTGATGAGATGGGCTTGAAGAGGAGTGCATCCTATCCACTCATACACTCTGAGTCGTTCCAGTTAAACACCACTGACG ACCCAGAAATGTTGCAtgcagaggacacacagagtCTTTGTCCAGCTAACAGAAAG AGGAGACGTCGTAAGATGAAACCCATGGAGAAAGTGGAGACTCTGAAACCCTCTTTTCACACTGCTCCAGAACTGTGTAATGGAGGTGTTGTATGTAATGGTGGACCTGTCACCACACACCCCACACCTCTTGCAAAAAGGTTGCTTCAACCCATGTTTAGAGACTCGCCATCAGAGGGCAGTTCGGAGGGATCTTCACATTCAGATGACCCCTCCTTCTGTGGCATCACCACAGCTTGCACCCGAATATGTGATGGGCTTCCTCCAGCCAAGACCCGGGTGGAGAAACGGGCATCAAGACGCAGGCGTCCTAAGCCCAGTTGCACAGTGGTGGACTTACTTCAGGCCTCAAGGAGAGACAAGAGCAAACCATTGCCCATCTCTACCATACATGACATGatgaacaggaaaacagagcCAAGCTCTGCGACATTTGGGGTGAATGTTGCCCTCTCAGGACCTGTTTGA
- the LOC124069925 gene encoding SUN domain-containing ossification factor-like isoform X2, with protein sequence MKMTPLLWRVVSVWLCVAVACRYPSCYVACTESHQEAQRPVSSQDISSEEESGEKFHDHKVEESWVLPAQSLSENEQLIKDKEQKEEQSTSPSEVDKNQYAEALEVKEPTAELEADKGISQTEPEPEQNSENQHPKSSITQEQDSASPHSSPDPLSDTSVDLKDNPSILNLQDDIAHSVSDDASDVVAPEITDSELPPADCEEEENNPYDSDSSPPVVLENTSSVNTAGAKTHTDPPLSSPASHSTQHLEANTSHMLKEQDLSSTVTTETDSTVSGKDPEDIPTFDEWKRKVMEVEKEKTQSVHTSNNEASHMVKKIQKNFNNYASVECGAKILGANPEAKSTSAILRENMDLYMLNPCSNKIWFIIELCEPIQVKQLDIANFELFSSTPKDFLVSISDRYPTNKWLKLGTFHGRDERTVQSFPLDERLYAKYVKMFTKYIKVELVSHFGSEHFCPLSLIRVFGTSMVEEYEDIADPTEKPDDQDDDFENYPVGYAPDEVKLSKNLIGSAKGKYSNHGFLPHKVDFGDPRAGLQVTSFSDVYMFSSDVILKMVNDIAVNVLGGSPNMQGNISSQDVNMTDPSTQLKTTKQTTSTDFTSVPDSEEEKILLDSDIPVTVAPSTETLVPETPATNTSKQELLPTEEKFVIPLGKDEEEPISSTITLLDKEEEMDEEKVKRHHHERQEETLNYCPLLPSFSSSCSCAASLQEYLRRQCSALLSKRRKCQTVGRKQVIAPIQTSVWHQPLSPSATPEPQQHHSEVHHQHEKEQASELEPESRASPSETPQPSGSTAESHKESMSGPPLLEPSQTSSLPKPSAADSSSAKPTPIVETPQLSFDNPGKSQDVLAEEKHIEPSASLSGSIYVQPSVSATVDGTSVVPEEEEKSDSDISQAEISSPVQSPDKTDQTEILHPTTSPHLEHHPDPPAVPESGAASTEVTQPAPDFITELGRPLITENKMEDFAEDISASSPSSTASSPSSSTSPPHSDIYADPPNGTEQNGNLVHGSSQKESVFMRLNNRIKALEMNMSLSGRYLEQLSQRYRKQMEEMQKAFNKTIIKLQNTSRMAEEQDQRQTESIQLLQGQLENMTLLVLNLSVTVSQLQSEVSDRQNYLVLSLVLCLCLGLLLCANHCRIASLPPATEPEPPIAKSYTYCCPERQFSSCDEMGLKRSASYPLIHSESFQLNTTDDPEMLHAEDTQSLCPANRKRRRRKMKPMEKVETLKPSFHTAPELCNGGVVCNGGPVTTHPTPLAKRLLQPMFRDSPSEGSSEGSSHSDDPSFCGITTACTRICDGLPPAKTRVEKRASRRRRPKPSCTVVDLLQASRRDKSKPLPISTIHDMMNRKTEPSSATFGVNVALSGPV encoded by the exons GTACCCTAGTTGCTATGTTGCTTGCACAGAGTCGCACCAAGAGGCCCAGAGGCCCGTGTCCTCACAGGACATCAGTTCGGAGGAAGAGTCAGGGGAAAAGTTTCATGATCACAAG GTTGAGGAAAGCTGGGTTTTACCTGCCCAGTCCCTATCTGAAAATGAGCAGTTGATAAAGGATaaagagcagaaagaagaaCAATCAACATCACCATCAGAGGTGGACAAAAATCAGTATGCAGAG GCCCTTGAAGTAAAGGAGCCCACTGCAGAGTTGGAAGCAGACAAAGGAATTTCACAAACTGAGCCAGAACCTGAGCAAAACTCAGAAAATCAGCATCCCAAATCTTCCATCACTCAAGAGCAGGACTCAGCCTCTCCGCACAGTTCACCTGACCCTCTCTCTGACACCTCTGTTGATCTTAAAGACAACCCCAGCATCCTTAATCTTCAGGATGACATTGCACATAG tgtttcgGATGATGCATCTGATGTAGTTGCACCTGAGATCACTGATTCAGAACTGCCTCCAGCTgactgtgaagaagaagagaacaaCCCCTATGACAGTGATAG cAGTCCTCCAGTAGTTCTGGAAAACACTTCCAGTGTTAACACTGCAGGAGCTAAAACTCACACTGACCCTCCTTTGAGTTCTCCAGCCAGCCATAGCACACAGCATCTGGAGGCCAACACGTCACACATGCTGAAAGAACAA GACCTGAGCTCGACTGTTACCACAGAGACAGATTCCACTGTGAGTGGCAAAGACCCTGAGGATATCCCAACTTTTGATGAGTGGAAGCGGaaggtgatggaggtggagaaagaaaaga CTCAGTCTGTTCATACTTCTAACAATGAGGCTTCTCATATGGTGAAAAAGATCCAGAAGAACTTTAATAACTACGCCTCAGTGGAGTGTGGAGCCAAGATTCTTGGCGCTAACCCCGAGGCAAAG AGCACTTCGGCCATACTGAGGGAAAACATGGACTTATACATGTTAAATCCCTGTAGTAATAAAATCTG GTTCATCATTGAGCTCTGTGAGCCCATCCAGGTGAAGCAATTGGACATTGCTAACTTTGAGCTCTTCTCTTCCACTCCTAAAGACTTTCTCGTTTCCATTAGTGATAG ATATCCAACAAACAAGTGGCTTAAACTGGGAACCTTTCACGGCCGGGATGAGCGCACAGTTCAGAGCTTCCCATTAGATGAACGTCTTTATGCTAAATATGTAAAG ATGTTCACCAAGTACATAAAG gTAGAGCTGGTGTCTCACTTTGGTTCTGAACATTTCTGTCCCCTCAGTCTCATAAG ggtGTTTGGTACAAGTATGGTGGAAGAGTATGAGGATATAGCTGATCCCACAGAAAAACCAGATGATCAGGATGATGACTTTGAAA ATTATCCTGTTGGATATGCACCTGATGAAGTCAAGTTATCCAAGAATCTGATTGGATCAGCAAAAGGTAAGTATAGCAATCATGGATTTTTACCGCATAAAGTGGACTTTGGTGATCCCAGAGCAGGACTACAAGTAACTTCTTTCTCTGATGTTTACATGTTCTCTTCAGATGTCATTTTGAAGATGGTAAATGATATAGCTGTCAATGTTCTCGGCGGAAGCCCAAATATGCAAG gaaacatttcatcacaggaTGTAAACATGACTGATCCATCAACCCAACTTAAAAccaccaaacaaacaaccagTACAGACTTTACTTCAGT TCCAGACTCTGAAGAGGAAAAGATTTTACTAGACTCTGATATCCCTGTCACAGTAGCACCCTCTACAGAGACCCTCGTGCCAGAGACCCCTGCCACCAATACAAGCAAACAAGAGCTCCTCCCAACAGAGGAAAAATTTGTGATTCCTTTAGGGAAAGATGAGGAAGAACCTATCAGCTCTACAATCACCCTTTTGGataaagaggaggagatggatgaagaaaaagtgaaaaggcaTCATCATGAGCGACAAGAAGAAACCCTAAACTACTGTCCGTTActtccttcattttcttcctcttgctcTTGTGCAGCTTCCCTCCAGGAGTATCTCCGTCGGCAGTGTTCAGCCCTGCTCTCCAAAAGAAGGAAGTGCCAAACTGTGGGCAGGAAGCAAGTGATTGCTCCCATCCAAACATCCGTCTGGCACCAACCCTTGTCTCCTTCTGCCACCCCTGAACCTCAACAGCACCACAGTGAGGTACATCATCAACATGAAAAAGAACAAGCTTCTGAACTGGAGCCAGAGAGCAGAGCCAGCCCATCAGAAACCCCACAGCCTTCGGGGAGCACAGCAGAGTCtcacaaagagtccatgtcAGGACCTCCTCTGCTGGAGCCCAGTCAAACCTCAAGCCTCCCCAAACCCAGTGCCGCTGACTCATCATCTGCCAAACCTACCCCTATTGTGGAGACACCACAGCTGTCTTTTGACAATCCAGGAAAGAGCCAGGACGTGCTGGCTGAAGAGAAGCACATTGAACCCTCAGCCTCTCTCAGTGGCTCCATCTATGTGCAGCCCAGTGTCAGTGCTACTGTGGATGGTACCTCAGTGGtgccagaagaagaagagaaatctgattctgatatttctCAAGCAGAGATAAGTTCCCCTGTCCAAAGCCCAGATAAGACAGATCAAACTGAAATCCTCCATCCCACCACCTCCCCTCATTTAGAACATCACCCTGACCCACCAGCTGTACCTGAAAGTGGTGCTGCTTCCACTGAAGTAACCCAGCCTGCTCCAGACTTCATCACAGAACTTGGTCGCCCACtcatcacagaaaataaaatggaagaTTTTGCAGAAGACATCTCTGCATCATCTCCCTCCTCTACTGCTTCCTCTCCTTCATCGTCTACCTCACCGCCCCACTCGGACATCTATGCAGATCCCCCCAATGGCACAGAGCAGAACGGGAACCTGGTGCATGGCTCCAGCCAGAAAGAGTCTGTCTTCATGAGACTCAATAACCGCATCAAGGCTCTGGAGATGAACATGTCACTTAGCGGACGTTACCTGGAGCAGCTAAGCCAGAG GTATCGAAAACAGATGGAGGAGATGCAGAAAGCTTTCAACAAAACCATCATTAAACTCCAGAACACCTCAAGAATGGCAGAGGAGCAG GACCAGCGTCAGACTGAATCCATTCAGTTGCTGCAGGGGCAACTGGAGAATATGACTCTGCTGGTTCTCAACCTGTCTGTCACAGTCAGCCAGCTGCAGAGTGAG GTGTCAGACAGGCAGAACTACCTGGTGCTGTCTCTGGTGTTGTGCCTGTGTCTcggcctgctgctgtgtgccaACCACTGCCGCATCGCTAGTCTTCCTCCAGCCACAGAACCAGAGCCACCCATAGCTAAGAGCTACACCTACTGCTGCCCCGAAAG GCAGTTCTCTTCCTGTGATGAGATGGGCTTGAAGAGGAGTGCATCCTATCCACTCATACACTCTGAGTCGTTCCAGTTAAACACCACTGACG ACCCAGAAATGTTGCAtgcagaggacacacagagtCTTTGTCCAGCTAACAGAAAG AGGAGACGTCGTAAGATGAAACCCATGGAGAAAGTGGAGACTCTGAAACCCTCTTTTCACACTGCTCCAGAACTGTGTAATGGAGGTGTTGTATGTAATGGTGGACCTGTCACCACACACCCCACACCTCTTGCAAAAAGGTTGCTTCAACCCATGTTTAGAGACTCGCCATCAGAGGGCAGTTCGGAGGGATCTTCACATTCAGATGACCCCTCCTTCTGTGGCATCACCACAGCTTGCACCCGAATATGTGATGGGCTTCCTCCAGCCAAGACCCGGGTGGAGAAACGGGCATCAAGACGCAGGCGTCCTAAGCCCAGTTGCACAGTGGTGGACTTACTTCAGGCCTCAAGGAGAGACAAGAGCAAACCATTGCCCATCTCTACCATACATGACATGatgaacaggaaaacagagcCAAGCTCTGCGACATTTGGGGTGAATGTTGCCCTCTCAGGACCTGTTTGA